One Thalassotalea hakodatensis DNA segment encodes these proteins:
- the csy2 gene encoding type I-F CRISPR-associated protein Csy2 — protein MNNIKRLLLLPHIKVHNANALSSPFTIGFPAMTAWLGAVHALQRKLNAQGHSDIKFNSVAVISHQCDLQTHKGVDDFVHSIIGTGNPLDKTGARSAFIEEARCHLDVSLVLEYTGIAKDDEQVLQEQITHLLSSNMKMAGGDILTFKASQFFKVENGNPADLSALTQKLMPGYALIERRDLMTEAMSAGQDAMDALLDNLVIHHHCEKVADEMNEEKVIWTSKRKNQGWLVPIATGFHGLTELGEAKNQRDPNTPHRFAESVVTLGEFKMPHSIKSIDEILWRYQTDQTNNLYLCAQTQKIILTEQDIEDSYYA, from the coding sequence ATGAACAACATAAAGCGATTGTTATTATTACCCCATATAAAAGTACATAACGCCAATGCACTTTCTAGCCCGTTTACGATTGGTTTTCCTGCCATGACAGCATGGCTTGGCGCAGTGCATGCGTTGCAGCGTAAATTAAATGCACAAGGTCATAGCGATATTAAATTTAATAGTGTTGCTGTAATTAGTCACCAATGTGATTTACAAACCCATAAAGGTGTAGATGATTTTGTTCATTCAATTATTGGCACAGGTAATCCGCTAGATAAAACTGGTGCAAGAAGCGCTTTTATAGAAGAGGCACGTTGTCATTTAGATGTGTCATTAGTGCTTGAATACACCGGCATAGCAAAAGATGACGAACAAGTTTTACAAGAGCAAATAACCCATTTACTTAGCAGCAATATGAAAATGGCTGGGGGCGATATTTTAACCTTTAAAGCCTCACAATTTTTCAAAGTTGAAAATGGAAATCCAGCCGATCTTAGTGCATTAACACAAAAGCTTATGCCAGGTTACGCCTTAATTGAGCGTCGCGACTTAATGACGGAAGCAATGAGTGCAGGGCAAGATGCTATGGATGCTTTGCTAGATAACCTCGTCATTCATCATCATTGTGAAAAAGTAGCAGATGAAATGAATGAAGAGAAAGTGATATGGACAAGTAAACGCAAAAACCAAGGTTGGCTTGTGCCTATTGCGACCGGTTTTCATGGTTTGACTGAATTAGGTGAAGCTAAAAATCAACGTGATCCAAACACCCCGCATCGTTTCGCTGAAAGTGTCGTGACTTTGGGGGAATTTAAAATGCCACACAGTATTAAATCAATTGATGAAATATTGTGGCGTTATCAAACGGATCAAACCAATAATTTATATCTTTGTGCTCAAACTCAAAAAATCATACTAACCGAACAAGATATTGAAGACTCATATTACGCATAA
- the csy3 gene encoding type I-F CRISPR-associated protein Csy3, with translation MAKNQDTASVLAFEKKLVPSDGYLYGTQWEERNNSASQTALQLSEKSVRGTISNRLKAAIKSDPVKLNAEVEKANLQTVDSCALAPEQDTLKLHFTLKVLGGVQKPSACNNALFKESYAQAVNSYIEKESFKELGKRYALNLANARFLWRNRVGAENIEVQVNALNKDNKQSWVFDATKFSTRHFENEDKQVIELGDRIAAALASEADFLMLEINCFVQVGKAQEVYPSEELVLDKGKGKKSKILYSVNDIAAMHSQKLGNALRSIDTWYPEFDDAEKSAGPIAIEPYGAVTNLGKAYRTPKDKQDFYTFFDKWARGTALERIEDEHYVMAILVRGGVFGESDK, from the coding sequence ATGGCTAAAAATCAAGACACCGCATCAGTACTCGCATTTGAAAAGAAATTAGTGCCGTCTGACGGCTATTTGTATGGCACCCAATGGGAAGAACGAAATAATAGCGCTAGCCAAACAGCGCTACAACTCAGTGAAAAATCAGTGCGTGGTACTATTTCAAATCGTTTAAAAGCGGCGATTAAAAGTGATCCTGTAAAACTGAACGCAGAAGTAGAAAAAGCTAACTTACAAACGGTTGATAGCTGTGCATTAGCACCAGAACAAGACACCTTAAAGCTACACTTTACGTTAAAAGTTTTAGGTGGCGTGCAAAAACCATCGGCTTGTAACAATGCACTTTTTAAAGAAAGTTACGCTCAAGCGGTAAATTCATACATTGAAAAAGAAAGCTTTAAAGAGCTAGGTAAACGTTATGCTCTTAACTTAGCGAATGCCCGTTTTTTATGGCGCAACCGTGTAGGTGCAGAAAATATAGAAGTACAAGTGAATGCGCTTAATAAAGACAACAAACAGTCTTGGGTATTTGATGCAACAAAATTTAGTACGCGCCATTTTGAGAATGAAGATAAGCAAGTTATCGAATTAGGCGATCGTATTGCTGCGGCATTAGCAAGTGAAGCTGATTTTTTAATGTTAGAAATTAATTGCTTTGTACAAGTTGGTAAGGCGCAAGAAGTCTACCCAAGTGAAGAGCTGGTACTTGATAAAGGTAAAGGGAAGAAAAGTAAAATCCTCTATTCAGTGAATGACATTGCCGCAATGCACTCGCAAAAGTTAGGTAATGCACTACGTAGTATTGATACTTGGTATCCAGAGTTTGATGATGCTGAAAAATCTGCTGGGCCAATCGCTATTGAACCTTATGGTGCGGTTACCAATTTAGGCAAAGCGTATAGAACCCCAAAAGACAAACAAGATTTTTACACCTTTTTTGACAAATGGGCACGCGGTACAGCGTTAGAACGTATTGAAGATGAGCATTATGTGATGGCCATTCTAGTGCGAGGTGGTGTGTTTGGCGAAAGTGACAAGTAG
- the cas6f gene encoding type I-F CRISPR-associated endoribonuclease Cas6/Csy4, whose product MKYYLDITLLPEADITLGFLWQKVYQQVHIALVENKISEHQSAIAVSFPRYGEYAFPLGNQLRLLANEESQLSQLNISKWLNRLEDYVHIKSIKPVPDNATHVAFVRQQVKGEARVEKDMLSKAQRWAEKSGQPLDTCLTELEKTKPKAVNSLPFIWLESQETKQRDAAKSRKFPLFIKKVEVGEKQTGIFNCYGLSVNHNNKENLASIPQF is encoded by the coding sequence ATGAAATATTATCTCGATATTACCTTATTGCCAGAAGCTGACATTACCCTCGGCTTCCTCTGGCAAAAGGTTTACCAACAAGTGCATATAGCCTTAGTTGAAAACAAAATTTCTGAACACCAATCAGCAATTGCGGTGAGTTTTCCTCGCTATGGCGAGTATGCGTTTCCGCTCGGCAATCAATTAAGATTGCTGGCAAATGAAGAGTCGCAACTCTCTCAACTCAACATTTCAAAATGGTTAAATCGTTTAGAAGACTACGTGCATATTAAGTCGATAAAGCCAGTTCCTGACAATGCCACTCATGTTGCCTTTGTTCGTCAACAAGTTAAAGGTGAGGCGCGGGTAGAAAAAGATATGTTAAGTAAAGCACAACGTTGGGCTGAAAAATCAGGCCAACCGCTTGATACTTGTTTAACAGAGCTTGAAAAAACTAAACCCAAGGCCGTTAACTCATTACCCTTTATTTGGTTAGAAAGCCAAGAGACAAAACAACGTGATGCAGCTAAAAGTAGAAAATTTCCACTGTTTATCAAAAAGGTAGAAGTTGGGGAAAAACAAACAGGCATATTTAATTGTTATGGTTTGAGTGTAAATCACAACAACAAAGAAAATCTGGCAAGTATTCCCCAGTTTTAA